From the Roseateles sp. XES5 genome, one window contains:
- a CDS encoding ABC transporter substrate-binding protein, translated as MKKTLLMTAALALFMAGGAAAADLKFKPGEDSKFNWQSFEDFKKGHDLKGQTLTIFGPWRGEDEALFKVVYAYFSEATGVEIKYSSSENYEQQIVIDTQAGSPPDVAILPQPGLIADLASKGYLTPLGDETRRWLLDNYAAGQSWVDLSTYKGKDGNAALYAFPYKIDVKSLVWYVPENFEDAGYEVPKTMEDLKALTERIVADGGTPWCIGLGSGGATGWPATDWVEDLMLRTASPETYDKWVKNEIPFTDPAVVGALDEFGWFAKNDTFVDGGAAAVASTDFRDSPKGLFASPPKCYLHHQASFIPSFFPEGTVVGEDADFFYMPPYASKPELGNPVLGAGTLAMITKDTPAARAFIEFLKTPIAHEVWMAQTSFLTPYKSANKDAYANAPMKKQGEILLNSTTFRFDGSDLMPGKIGAGAFWTGMVDFVGGKSAADVADGVQKAWDAIK; from the coding sequence GTGAAAAAGACATTGCTGATGACGGCCGCGCTCGCTCTTTTCATGGCGGGTGGCGCTGCTGCTGCCGATTTGAAGTTCAAGCCCGGTGAGGATTCCAAGTTCAACTGGCAGAGCTTCGAGGATTTCAAGAAGGGTCATGACCTCAAGGGTCAGACGCTGACCATTTTCGGCCCCTGGCGCGGCGAGGACGAGGCGCTTTTCAAGGTCGTCTATGCCTATTTCAGCGAGGCGACGGGCGTCGAGATCAAGTATTCCTCCTCTGAAAACTACGAGCAGCAGATCGTCATCGACACGCAGGCCGGTAGTCCGCCTGACGTCGCCATCCTGCCGCAGCCGGGCCTGATCGCCGACCTTGCCTCCAAGGGGTACCTCACGCCGCTCGGCGACGAGACCAGGCGGTGGTTGCTCGACAACTATGCCGCCGGCCAGTCCTGGGTCGATCTTTCGACCTACAAGGGCAAGGACGGCAATGCCGCGCTCTATGCTTTCCCCTACAAGATCGACGTGAAGTCGCTCGTCTGGTACGTGCCCGAAAACTTCGAGGACGCAGGTTACGAAGTGCCGAAGACCATGGAAGACCTGAAGGCGCTGACGGAAAGGATCGTCGCCGACGGCGGCACGCCCTGGTGCATCGGTCTCGGTTCGGGCGGCGCCACCGGCTGGCCGGCGACCGACTGGGTCGAGGACCTGATGCTGCGCACCGCGTCGCCGGAAACCTATGACAAGTGGGTGAAGAACGAGATCCCCTTCACCGACCCGGCCGTGGTCGGCGCGCTGGACGAGTTCGGCTGGTTCGCCAAGAACGACACGTTCGTCGATGGCGGCGCGGCGGCCGTCGCCTCCACCGACTTCCGCGACAGCCCGAAGGGCCTCTTCGCCTCGCCGCCGAAGTGCTACCTGCACCACCAGGCCTCGTTCATCCCGTCCTTCTTCCCGGAAGGCACGGTCGTCGGCGAGGATGCGGACTTCTTCTACATGCCGCCCTATGCCAGCAAGCCGGAACTCGGCAATCCCGTGCTCGGCGCCGGCACGCTCGCCATGATCACCAAGGACACGCCGGCCGCGCGCGCCTTCATCGAGTTCCTCAAGACGCCGATCGCCCATGAGGTCTGGATGGCGCAGACGAGCTTCCTGACGCCCTACAAGAGCGCCAACAAGGATGCCTATGCCAATGCGCCGATGAAGAAGCAGGGCGAGATCCTGCTGAACTCCACGACCTTCCGCTTCGACGGTTCGGACCTGATGCCGGGCAAGATCGGCGCGGGCGCGTTCTGGACGGGCATGGTCGACTTCGTCGGCGGCAAGTCGGCGGCCGACGTGGCCGACGGTGTCCAGAAGGCCTGGGACGCCATCAAGTAA
- a CDS encoding substrate-binding domain-containing protein has product MNLKQLSQLLGLSQTTVSRALNGYPEVNAETRQRVLDAVRETGYRPNRAAQRLATGRAGSIGLVMPTADGIDSDVHFGEFLAGLGDEAVKHDFHFVINPSHPEDEAATCRRLVASGNVDALFLAYMREKDPRIAMMKSLKMPFVVHGRSIGVPTDYPFVDIDNTGAFYDAARLLAQLGHRQFALLNGPENLAFAIRRKKGTVRALAEHGLELREECVQHSQMTDEHGFRAMQRFLQLETPPTAVLCSSTVLALGAVRAISQAGLKLGADISLIAHDDVLPMLKPENFMVPLTTTRSSLRAAGQRIARRLIAGILELETLPQQELWKTDLIVRASTGPAPGK; this is encoded by the coding sequence GTGAATCTCAAGCAGTTATCGCAATTGCTGGGCCTCTCGCAGACAACCGTCAGCAGGGCGCTGAACGGCTATCCGGAGGTCAATGCCGAGACACGCCAGCGCGTGCTCGATGCCGTGCGGGAAACGGGCTACCGTCCCAACCGCGCCGCCCAGCGCCTTGCCACCGGCAGGGCGGGCTCCATCGGTCTCGTCATGCCGACCGCCGACGGCATCGACTCCGACGTGCATTTCGGCGAGTTCCTGGCGGGCCTTGGCGACGAGGCCGTCAAACACGACTTCCATTTCGTCATCAATCCGAGCCACCCGGAAGACGAGGCGGCGACCTGCCGCCGGCTGGTGGCGAGCGGCAATGTGGATGCGCTGTTCCTGGCCTATATGCGCGAGAAGGATCCGCGCATCGCCATGATGAAATCGCTGAAGATGCCCTTCGTCGTGCATGGCCGCTCGATCGGCGTGCCGACGGATTATCCCTTCGTGGATATCGACAATACCGGCGCCTTCTACGATGCCGCGCGCCTGCTGGCGCAGCTCGGCCACCGGCAATTCGCCCTCCTCAACGGCCCGGAAAACCTTGCCTTCGCGATCCGCCGAAAGAAGGGCACCGTACGCGCGCTTGCCGAACACGGGCTCGAACTGCGCGAGGAATGCGTGCAGCATTCGCAGATGACGGACGAGCACGGGTTCCGCGCCATGCAGCGCTTCCTCCAGCTCGAAACGCCGCCGACGGCGGTGCTGTGTTCGAGCACCGTGCTGGCGCTCGGCGCGGTGCGGGCGATCAGCCAGGCGGGATTGAAACTCGGCGCGGATATTTCGCTCATCGCCCATGACGACGTGCTGCCGATGCTGAAGCCGGAGAATTTCATGGTGCCGCTGACGACGACCCGTTCGTCGCTGCGCGCCGCAGGCCAGCGCATCGCACGCCGGCTCATCGCGGGCATCCTCGAGCTGGAAACCCTGCCGCAGCAGGAGCTCTGGAAGACCGATCTCATCGTGCGCGCGTCGACGGGACCTGCACCGGGAAAATGA
- the folD gene encoding bifunctional methylenetetrahydrofolate dehydrogenase/methenyltetrahydrofolate cyclohydrolase FolD, which translates to MTTVIDGKQVAASVIEAVKSATTALEKDAGVKPGLAVVIVGDDPASHAYVGAKSRMSKECGFTSIQHTLPEETTQEELARLVETLNGDDSIHGILVQLPLPKHLDSDPIIQSIKPEKDVDGLHVVNAGKVATGDLDGGLVSCTPAGAMVFVRRTHGNDLSGLNAVVIGRSNLFGKPMSALLLAANATVTTAHSRTKDLAGVCRNADILVAAVGRAEMVKADWVKPGATVIDVGINRITTAEGRARLVGDVAFEECAKVAGVITPVPGGVGPMTIAMLMANTVIAAYRKAGRTPPRF; encoded by the coding sequence GTGACCACTGTTATCGATGGGAAGCAGGTTGCCGCTTCCGTGATTGAGGCCGTGAAGTCGGCCACGACAGCCCTGGAAAAGGACGCGGGCGTCAAGCCCGGCCTTGCCGTCGTCATCGTTGGCGATGATCCGGCGAGCCACGCCTATGTCGGCGCCAAGAGCCGTATGTCGAAGGAATGCGGCTTCACCTCCATCCAGCACACGCTGCCCGAGGAGACGACGCAGGAAGAGCTGGCCCGCCTCGTCGAGACGCTGAACGGCGATGACAGCATCCACGGCATCCTCGTCCAGCTGCCGCTGCCCAAGCACCTCGATTCCGATCCGATCATCCAGTCGATCAAACCGGAGAAGGACGTCGACGGCCTGCATGTCGTCAATGCCGGCAAGGTCGCGACGGGCGATCTCGATGGCGGCCTCGTCTCCTGCACGCCGGCGGGCGCCATGGTCTTCGTGCGCCGCACCCATGGCAACGACCTTTCCGGTCTCAATGCCGTGGTGATCGGCCGGTCCAACCTCTTCGGCAAGCCGATGTCGGCCCTGCTGCTCGCCGCCAATGCGACGGTGACGACCGCCCATTCGCGCACCAAGGATCTCGCGGGCGTCTGCCGCAATGCCGATATCCTCGTTGCCGCCGTCGGCCGCGCGGAAATGGTGAAGGCCGATTGGGTGAAGCCCGGCGCGACCGTTATCGACGTCGGCATCAACCGCATCACCACCGCCGAGGGCAGGGCGCGTCTCGTCGGCGACGTCGCCTTCGAGGAATGCGCAAAGGTCGCCGGCGTCATCACGCCGGTTCCGGGCGGTGTCGGCCCGATGACCATCGCCATGCTGATGGCCAACACCGTCATCGCCGCCTACCGCAAGGCCGGTCGCACGCCGCCGAGGTTCTGA
- a CDS encoding WecB/TagA/CpsF family glycosyltransferase: MAFVSGNIIASQRDILGLPVCDLGWADTFAFVEEVATMPFGQSVIAFLTAQNGNRMMRDADYRAVLERQIVLPDGDGVDLASRLFHGRSFPANLSGTAFVPALLTYLTRPMRVALIGGEESMLIAAAEALRRHAPWHEIVPIADGAFDPAQSDSVMERVRAAKVDILLVSMGSPAQEKWIDRHVGPGHARLVLSVGGLFEALAGETYRVPLGMRTRRFDGLRRFLFSEPGLANVRFLYHVLRHKLSGRRPLPVLAATAKAGAR; this comes from the coding sequence ATGGCCTTCGTGTCAGGCAACATCATCGCCTCGCAACGGGATATTCTCGGCCTGCCGGTCTGCGACCTCGGCTGGGCCGATACTTTCGCCTTTGTCGAGGAGGTGGCGACGATGCCTTTCGGACAGAGCGTCATCGCCTTCCTGACCGCACAGAACGGCAACCGGATGATGCGGGATGCGGACTATCGCGCCGTGCTGGAACGCCAGATCGTTCTGCCCGACGGCGACGGCGTCGACCTTGCCTCCCGGCTGTTCCATGGTCGGTCGTTTCCGGCAAATCTCAGCGGCACGGCCTTCGTGCCGGCGCTTCTGACCTATCTCACCCGCCCCATGCGCGTGGCGCTGATCGGCGGCGAAGAGTCGATGCTGATCGCGGCGGCCGAGGCGTTGCGCCGGCACGCGCCCTGGCACGAGATCGTGCCGATCGCCGATGGCGCCTTCGATCCCGCCCAATCCGATTCAGTGATGGAGCGCGTGCGCGCGGCGAAGGTGGATATCCTCCTCGTCTCGATGGGCAGCCCCGCGCAGGAAAAGTGGATCGACCGCCATGTCGGCCCGGGTCATGCGCGGCTGGTGCTCAGCGTCGGCGGCCTCTTCGAGGCGCTGGCGGGCGAGACCTACCGTGTGCCGCTCGGCATGCGCACGCGCCGCTTCGACGGGCTTCGCCGGTTCCTGTTCAGCGAGCCTGGCCTGGCCAATGTACGCTTCCTCTATCATGTGCTGCGTCACAAGCTCTCCGGCCGGCGTCCCTTGCCCGTGCTCGCCGCAACGGCAAAGGCCGGCGCGCGCTAG
- a CDS encoding rod-binding protein codes for MAISPPSDLVLDVVRAADPSQVQEAQAKLKSNRAAFEANSLAEAGAGFQAAVSILNRDTATTGAADSGVKAVGAKAIPEHLRKFETMVLQNFVKSMMPTENEDIYGKGTAGEMWRGMMADQLGEALAKGGGIGIAESLAAKSGVTLNPKDKDVDRVAAGMVQSLQREAFADLTPGIKEDKNKA; via the coding sequence GTGGCAATTTCTCCCCCCAGCGATCTGGTGCTCGATGTCGTGCGCGCCGCCGACCCGAGCCAGGTTCAGGAAGCGCAAGCCAAGCTGAAATCGAACCGCGCTGCCTTCGAGGCCAACAGCCTTGCCGAAGCGGGCGCCGGCTTCCAGGCCGCCGTCAGCATTCTCAACCGTGACACGGCCACCACGGGCGCTGCCGACAGCGGCGTCAAGGCCGTGGGCGCGAAGGCCATTCCGGAGCACCTGCGCAAATTCGAGACCATGGTGCTGCAGAATTTCGTGAAGTCGATGATGCCCACCGAGAACGAGGACATCTACGGCAAGGGCACCGCCGGCGAGATGTGGCGCGGCATGATGGCCGACCAGCTCGGCGAAGCGCTCGCCAAGGGCGGCGGCATCGGCATTGCCGAAAGCCTCGCGGCCAAGAGCGGCGTGACGCTCAATCCGAAGGACAAGGATGTCGACCGGGTCGCCGCCGGCATGGTGCAGTCGCTGCAGCGTGAGGCCTTCGCGGACCTCACCCCCGGCATCAAAGAAGACAAGAACAAGGCATAA
- the fliR gene encoding flagellar biosynthetic protein FliR — MITDPQGTVLALFAAFCRVGGCFMLLPGFSSARLSMQIRLFLAVAISMAILPLMWDTIYPRATGALDDYLVLITFETLTGAVIGLIARYYVLGLQFAGTVLTMMMGFNAPPTPDVLEDTAENQLTNLLSFAALMVLFMLDFHHIVMRALVESYNVMPLGAGFNPQSALITLTDTLSQTFMIMLRLASPFILYGLVFNVTIGLINKLAPQIPIYFISLPFIIMGGMILLYFGISSLLEIFAAGFQPVFRGE; from the coding sequence ATGATCACGGACCCGCAGGGCACGGTGCTGGCGCTGTTCGCCGCCTTCTGCCGTGTCGGCGGGTGCTTCATGCTGCTGCCGGGCTTTTCATCCGCGCGCCTCTCCATGCAGATCCGCCTGTTCCTGGCGGTAGCGATCTCCATGGCGATCTTGCCGCTGATGTGGGACACGATCTATCCGCGCGCCACCGGCGCGCTCGACGACTATCTCGTGCTCATCACCTTCGAGACGCTGACCGGTGCGGTCATCGGCCTCATCGCGCGCTACTACGTGCTCGGCCTGCAGTTCGCCGGCACGGTGCTGACGATGATGATGGGCTTCAATGCGCCGCCGACGCCCGACGTGCTTGAAGACACGGCCGAAAACCAGCTGACGAACCTGCTGTCCTTCGCCGCGCTGATGGTGCTGTTCATGCTGGATTTCCACCACATCGTCATGCGGGCGCTGGTGGAATCCTATAATGTCATGCCGCTGGGGGCGGGCTTCAATCCGCAGAGCGCGCTGATCACGCTGACGGACACGCTGAGCCAGACCTTCATGATCATGCTGCGGCTCGCCAGCCCCTTCATTCTCTACGGCCTGGTGTTCAACGTCACCATCGGTCTCATCAACAAGCTCGCGCCGCAGATCCCGATCTACTTCATCTCGCTGCCCTTCATCATCATGGGCGGCATGATCCTGCTCTATTTCGGCATTTCCTCGCTGCTCGAAATCTTCGCCGCCGGCTTCCAGCCGGTCTTCCGGGGAGAGTAG
- the flhA gene encoding flagellar biosynthesis protein FlhA yields MAQVPAINLPKVSPSGRDIAFAVGILTILSILFLPIPAFMIDIGLAFSIAFSVLILMVALWIQRPLDFSSFPTVLLIATMVRLALNIATTRVILSHGNEGHDAAGGVIAGFASLVMSGDFVIGIIVFVILMVVNFIVVTKGAERISEVSARFTLDALPGKQMAIDADLNAGLLNQEQAQLRRRELEEESSFFGSMDGASKFVRGDAIAGLIITAINVFGGIIIGYFRHGMELGEAADVFVKLSVGDGLVSQIPALIVSLAAGLIVSRGGTAGSTDQAVVNQLSGYPRALFVAAGLMMVLAIMPGLPFLPFMTLGGLMAFGAWIIPRRIAEENRVKREQEAQQVQASREQEKDSVKSVLKTAEIELLLGKQVSTRLLGAHQELAFRVGKMRKKFAGQYGFVVPEIKVSDDITIPDKSYQIRIHGTTIASNIVRVGEVLVVTGGGRKPSVPGDDIREPAFGMPAVSILETFADDLRREGFHPIDNVSVVLTHLSEVIRNNLPQLLSYKDVKVLIERLDPEYRKLADEICSSHMSYSGLQAVLKLLLAERVSIRNLHLILEAVAELAPHVRKTEQIVEHVRIRMAQQICGDLTDNGVLPVLRLGNKWDMVFHQALKRDSKGEIVEFDIDPRQLEEFSEQATRVIREFLDRGTPFVLVTSPESRSYVRMIIERLFATLPVLSHVELAKGIEIKILGSIS; encoded by the coding sequence ATGGCGCAAGTACCGGCAATCAACCTTCCGAAGGTCAGCCCCAGCGGGCGCGATATCGCGTTCGCCGTCGGCATCCTGACGATCCTGTCGATCCTTTTCCTGCCGATCCCGGCCTTCATGATCGACATCGGACTTGCCTTCTCGATCGCCTTCTCGGTCCTCATCCTGATGGTCGCGCTGTGGATCCAGCGCCCGCTCGATTTCTCGTCCTTCCCGACCGTCCTCCTCATCGCGACGATGGTGCGCCTCGCGCTCAACATCGCGACGACGCGCGTCATCCTCTCGCACGGCAACGAGGGGCACGATGCGGCCGGCGGGGTGATCGCGGGCTTTGCCAGCCTGGTCATGTCCGGCGACTTCGTGATCGGTATCATCGTCTTCGTGATCCTGATGGTGGTGAACTTCATCGTCGTCACCAAGGGCGCGGAGCGCATCTCCGAGGTCTCGGCCCGCTTCACCCTGGACGCCCTGCCCGGCAAGCAGATGGCCATCGACGCCGACCTCAACGCCGGCCTGCTCAACCAGGAGCAGGCGCAGCTGCGCCGCCGCGAACTGGAAGAGGAAAGCTCCTTCTTCGGTTCGATGGACGGTGCGTCGAAATTCGTGCGCGGCGATGCCATCGCCGGCCTCATCATCACCGCCATCAACGTCTTCGGCGGCATCATCATCGGCTACTTCCGCCACGGCATGGAGCTGGGCGAGGCGGCCGACGTCTTCGTCAAGCTCTCGGTCGGCGACGGTCTCGTCTCGCAGATCCCGGCCCTCATCGTCTCGCTCGCCGCCGGCCTCATCGTCTCGCGCGGCGGCACGGCAGGCTCCACCGACCAGGCCGTCGTCAACCAGCTCTCCGGCTATCCGCGCGCGCTCTTCGTCGCCGCCGGCCTGATGATGGTGCTGGCGATCATGCCGGGCCTGCCCTTCCTCCCATTCATGACGCTCGGCGGCCTCATGGCCTTCGGCGCCTGGATCATCCCGCGCCGCATCGCCGAGGAAAACCGCGTCAAGCGCGAACAGGAAGCCCAGCAGGTCCAGGCCTCGCGCGAGCAGGAAAAGGACTCCGTCAAGTCCGTGCTCAAGACCGCCGAAATCGAGCTCCTGCTCGGCAAGCAGGTCTCGACGCGCCTTCTCGGCGCCCATCAGGAACTGGCCTTCCGCGTCGGCAAGATGCGCAAGAAATTCGCTGGCCAGTACGGTTTCGTGGTACCGGAAATCAAGGTTTCCGACGACATCACCATTCCGGACAAGTCCTACCAGATCCGCATTCACGGCACGACGATCGCCTCCAACATCGTGCGTGTCGGCGAAGTGCTCGTCGTCACCGGCGGCGGCCGCAAGCCGAGCGTGCCGGGGGACGATATCCGCGAACCCGCCTTCGGCATGCCGGCCGTCTCGATCCTCGAAACCTTCGCCGACGACCTGCGGCGCGAGGGCTTCCACCCGATCGACAACGTCTCGGTGGTTCTGACGCATCTGTCCGAAGTCATCCGCAACAACCTGCCGCAGCTTCTGTCCTACAAGGACGTGAAGGTGCTGATCGAGCGCCTCGATCCGGAATACCGCAAGCTCGCGGACGAGATCTGCTCCTCGCACATGTCCTATTCCGGCCTTCAGGCGGTTCTCAAGCTGCTGCTGGCCGAGCGCGTCTCCATCCGCAACCTGCACCTCATCCTCGAAGCGGTCGCGGAACTGGCGCCGCATGTGCGCAAGACCGAGCAGATCGTCGAGCACGTGCGCATCCGCATGGCGCAGCAGATCTGCGGCGACCTGACGGACAACGGCGTGCTGCCGGTGCTGCGTCTCGGCAACAAGTGGGACATGGTGTTCCACCAGGCCCTCAAGCGCGACTCCAAGGGCGAAATCGTCGAGTTCGACATCGATCCGCGCCAGCTCGAAGAGTTTTCCGAACAGGCGACCCGCGTTATCCGCGAGTTTCTCGACCGCGGTACGCCGTTTGTGTTGGTCACCTCGCCCGAATCGCGCTCTTATGTGCGCATGATCATCGAGCGCCTCTTCGCCACATTGCCGGTTCTCTCGCATGTCGAGCTTGCCAAGGGCATCGAGATCAAGATTCTCGGCTCCATTTCATGA
- the fliQ gene encoding flagellar biosynthesis protein FliQ — protein MNEADALDIAQAAIWTVVVASGPAVLAAMLVGVAIAFVQALTQVQEMTLTFVPKILVIFVTIAISAPFIGAQISIFTNLVFSRIETGF, from the coding sequence GTGAATGAGGCAGACGCCCTCGACATAGCGCAGGCAGCCATCTGGACGGTCGTCGTGGCCTCCGGCCCGGCCGTTCTTGCCGCCATGCTCGTGGGCGTCGCCATCGCTTTCGTGCAGGCCCTCACCCAGGTGCAGGAAATGACCCTCACCTTCGTGCCCAAGATCCTCGTGATCTTCGTCACGATCGCCATCTCGGCCCCCTTCATCGGCGCCCAGATCTCGATCTTCACCAATCTGGTGTTCTCCCGCATAGAGACGGGTTTCTAG
- the flgD gene encoding flagellar hook assembly protein FlgD: protein MVDTVGSATSSGYTPSVSGADSTKDTKNATLNYESFLKLLVAQMKNQDPTEPMDATQQMAQLATFSQVEQTIKTNKNLESLLQRTSLQEANSVIGRTVTSDDGKVSGIVKEVTLYNDGIVATLDSGKKLVIGPGVTVK, encoded by the coding sequence ATGGTAGACACTGTCGGCTCCGCGACGTCCTCCGGTTACACGCCCTCCGTTTCGGGCGCCGATTCGACCAAGGACACCAAGAACGCGACGCTGAACTACGAGAGCTTCCTGAAGCTGCTCGTGGCGCAGATGAAGAACCAGGATCCGACCGAACCGATGGACGCGACCCAGCAGATGGCGCAGCTCGCGACCTTCTCGCAGGTCGAGCAGACCATCAAGACGAACAAGAACCTGGAAAGCCTGCTCCAGCGCACCTCGCTGCAGGAAGCCAATTCCGTCATCGGCCGCACGGTCACCAGCGACGACGGCAAGGTTTCTGGCATCGTCAAGGAAGTGACGCTATATAACGACGGTATCGTCGCCACGCTTGATTCGGGCAAGAAGCTCGTCATCGGTCCCGGCGTAACCGTGAAGTGA
- the flbT gene encoding flagellar biosynthesis repressor FlbT translates to MKSTLRISLKSGERIFVNGAVLRVDRKVAIEFLNDVTFLLENHVLQPEQATTPLRQLYFIAQMSLINPEGAEQSIAMFRKSVIMLLSCFKNEEVLAELKRVDALVTQGRAFEALKAIRGLYPIEDRILNSQELAPATIEQIRREIAPW, encoded by the coding sequence ATGAAAAGTACGCTGCGTATATCGCTGAAGTCCGGTGAGCGCATTTTCGTCAACGGCGCAGTCCTGCGGGTCGACCGCAAGGTGGCGATCGAATTCCTCAACGACGTGACCTTCCTTCTGGAAAACCACGTCCTGCAGCCGGAACAGGCCACCACGCCGCTCCGTCAGCTCTATTTCATCGCGCAGATGTCGCTGATCAACCCGGAAGGCGCCGAGCAGTCGATCGCCATGTTCCGCAAGTCGGTCATCATGCTCTTGTCCTGCTTCAAGAACGAGGAAGTGCTGGCCGAGCTGAAGCGCGTCGATGCGCTCGTAACGCAGGGCCGCGCCTTCGAGGCCCTGAAGGCCATCCGCGGTCTCTATCCGATCGAGGATCGCATCCTCAACAGCCAGGAACTGGCGCCGGCCACGATCGAACAGATCCGCAGGGAGATTGCACCATGGTAG
- the flaF gene encoding flagellar biosynthesis regulator FlaF — MYQFSYAEIMEEGVAVSKDRERQVLERSIALLKAAMTSEDGYGKATVEAVYFTRRVWIRFIEDLGNPENQLQEELRANLISIAIWILKEIEKIRKRESRNFQGIIDITTIIKDGIQ; from the coding sequence ATGTACCAGTTTTCATATGCCGAGATCATGGAGGAGGGCGTTGCCGTCTCGAAGGATCGGGAACGGCAGGTCCTCGAGCGGTCGATCGCGCTCCTGAAAGCGGCGATGACCAGCGAGGACGGCTACGGCAAGGCGACGGTGGAAGCCGTCTATTTCACCCGTCGTGTCTGGATCCGCTTCATCGAGGATCTCGGCAATCCGGAAAACCAGCTCCAGGAGGAGCTGCGCGCCAATCTCATCTCGATCGCCATCTGGATTCTCAAGGAGATCGAAAAGATCCGCAAACGCGAATCCCGGAATTTCCAGGGCATCATCGACATCACCACCATCATCAAGGATGGCATCCAATGA
- a CDS encoding flagellar hook-associated family protein, with product MSLQNAMRLTVSKAQKEMTQLQEETVTGRHADVGATLGAKTARTLDLHRDLQRMESLKSTNALTTQRLSASQEALGQMSEAGNNALGVLVALSGITSADQLSLAQKNLGNALSTFTAAANTSFSGEYLFAGINSDVTPFKDYFQETPPSDAKLAFDAAFLGHFGFTQTDPAVSGITSADMQSFIDGLETSFMDDTYWQANWSNASDENMQSRISAAETVQSSTNTNARGMRHMALGLVLGQELLALGLTDQTRKTVSDAAINYMGQAISGVDGERSKLGISESRVTQANTSLNAQITILSNSIKDMEGIDTYEAATRVTTLESQLSLAYTLTSRIQNLSLLNYL from the coding sequence ATGTCTCTTCAAAACGCCATGCGGCTGACCGTGTCGAAGGCGCAGAAGGAGATGACACAGCTCCAGGAGGAGACGGTCACCGGCCGCCACGCGGATGTCGGCGCGACGCTCGGCGCCAAGACGGCGCGCACGCTCGACCTTCACCGCGACCTGCAGCGCATGGAATCGCTGAAGAGCACCAATGCTCTGACGACGCAGCGGCTTTCCGCCTCGCAGGAGGCCCTCGGCCAGATGTCCGAGGCGGGCAACAACGCGCTCGGCGTGCTGGTCGCGCTGTCCGGTATCACCTCCGCCGACCAGCTGAGCCTGGCGCAGAAAAATCTCGGCAACGCGCTTTCGACCTTCACGGCCGCGGCCAACACCTCTTTCAGCGGCGAATATCTCTTCGCCGGCATCAATTCCGACGTGACGCCGTTCAAGGATTATTTCCAGGAGACGCCGCCGTCTGACGCGAAGCTGGCGTTCGATGCCGCCTTCCTGGGGCATTTCGGCTTCACGCAGACCGATCCGGCCGTGTCCGGCATCACCTCCGCCGACATGCAGTCGTTCATCGACGGTCTCGAAACGAGCTTCATGGACGACACCTACTGGCAGGCGAACTGGTCGAATGCCTCGGACGAGAACATGCAGAGCCGCATCAGCGCGGCGGAAACCGTCCAGAGCTCGACGAACACCAATGCCAGGGGCATGCGCCACATGGCGCTCGGCCTCGTGCTCGGCCAGGAACTGCTCGCGCTCGGTCTGACCGACCAGACGCGCAAGACGGTCAGCGACGCGGCGATCAACTATATGGGCCAGGCGATTTCCGGCGTCGACGGCGAACGTTCCAAGCTCGGCATCTCCGAGTCGCGCGTGACCCAGGCCAACACTTCGCTCAACGCCCAGATCACCATCCTGAGCAACAGCATCAAGGATATGGAGGGGATCGATACCTACGAGGCGGCCACGCGGGTGACCACGCTCGAATCGCAACTCTCGCTCGCCTATACGCTGACTTCGAGGATCCAGAATCTCAGTCTGCTGAATTACCTCTGA